One window from the genome of Salvelinus fontinalis isolate EN_2023a chromosome 3, ASM2944872v1, whole genome shotgun sequence encodes:
- the LOC129850866 gene encoding solute carrier family 2, facilitated glucose transporter member 1-like isoform X1 — protein MTVINGVKQVQIISTEKTALVKGPYDTKQVTFQLMLTVGTAVIGSLQFGYNTGVINAPQKVIERFLNETWFDRYQEPITKTSLTTLWSVSVAIFSVGGIFGSFSVGLFVNRFGRRNSMLMANVLAFVSAALMGFSKMGGSWEMLIIGRFVVGLYSGLSTGFVPMYVGEVAPTALRGALGTLHQLGIVTGILMAQVFGMEALMGNASLWPFLLGFTFIPALVQCALLPFCPESPRFLLINRNEENKAKTVLKKLRGTTDVSADMQEMKEEARQMMREKKVTILELFRSPLYRQPIFIAIMLQLSQQLSGINAVFYYSTRIFEKAGVAQPVYATIGAGVVNTAFTVVSLFVVERAGRRSLHLLGLIGMAGAAILMTVALALLEQLPWMSYVSIVAIFAFVAFFEIGPGPIPWFIVAELFSQGPRPSAFAVAGFSNWTANFIVGMAFQYVEELCGPYVFVIFTILLLSFFIFTYFKVPETKGRTFDEISAGFRQSAGTGGEKHSPEELNSLGADSQL, from the exons CAAGTGACCTTCCAGTTGATGCTGACGGTGGGAACAGCAGTGATTGGCTCGCTGCAGTTTGGTTACAACACGGGTGTCATCAACGCCCCTCAGAAG GTTATTGAGAGGTTCCTCAACGAAACATGGTTCGACCGGTACCAGGAGCCCATCACCAAGACCTCCCTCACCACCCTGTGGTCCGTCTCCGTCGCCATCTTCTCTGTCGGCGGCATCTTCGGCTCTTTCTCCGTGGGCCTGTTCGTTAACCGCTTTGGCAG GAGGAACTCCATGCTCATGGCCAACGTGCTGGCCTTTGTCTCCGCTGCTCTCATGGGCTTCTCTAAGATGGGTGGCTCGTGGGAGATGCTGATCATCGGGCGCTTCGTGGTGGGCCTCTACTCCGGCCTTTCCACTGGCTTTGTGCCGATGTACGTGGGTGAGGTGGCCCCCACTGCCCTCCGAGGAGCCCTGGGCACCCTCCACCAGCTAGGCATCGTCACAGGCATCCTGATGGCACAG GTGTTTGGCATGGAGGCCTTAATGGGGAACGCATCTCTGTGGCCCTTCCTGCTGGGCTTCACTTTCATCCCAGCCCTAGTGCAGTGTGCACTGCTGCCCTTCTGCCCCGAGAGCCCCCGCTTCCTCCTCATCAACCGTAATGAGGAGAACAAGGCCAAGACTG tcCTGAAGAAGCTGCGTGGGACCACAGACGTGAGTGCAGACATGCAGGAGATGAAGGAGGAGGCCAGGCAGATGATGAGGGAGAAGAAGGTGACCATCCTTGAGCTGTTCCGTTCGCCACTCTACCGCCAGCCCATCTTCATAGCTATCATGCTTCAGCTCTCCCAGCAGCTGTCTGGCATCAACGCA GTTTTCTACTACTCTACCCGTATCTTTGAGAAGGCCGGAGTTGCTCAGCCTGTTTATGCTACAATTGGTGCCGGTGTGGTCAACACAGCCTTCACTGTGGTGTCG ttgtTTGTGGTGGAGCGCGCCGGACGTAGATCTCTCCACTTGCTGGGGCTGATAGGAATGGCAGGCGCTGCCATTCTGATGACCGTCGCTCTGGCTCTGCTG GAACAGCTGCCGTGGATGTCCTACGTGAGCATCGTGGCCATCTTTGCCTTTGTGGCATTCTTTGAGATTGGCCCGGGTCCCATCCCCTGGTTCATCGTGGCTGAGCTGTTCTCCCAAGGACCCCGGCCCTCGGCCTTTGCTGTGGCTGGCTTCTCTAACTGGACCGCCAACTTCATAGTGGGCATGGCCTTCCAGTATGTAGAG GAGTTGTGTGGCCCTTATGTCTTTGTCATCTTCACTATACTGCTGCTCAGCTTCTTCATCTTCACCTACTTCAAGGTGCCTGAGACCAAGGGCCGGACATTTGACGAGATCTCGGCCGGGTTCCGCCAGTCGGCTGGCACTGGGGGAGAGAAGCACTCGCCGGAGGAGCTCAACAGCCTGGGGGCTGACTCTCAGCTCTGA
- the LOC129850866 gene encoding solute carrier family 2, facilitated glucose transporter member 1-like isoform X2 produces the protein MDSGSKQVTFQLMLTVGTAVIGSLQFGYNTGVINAPQKVIERFLNETWFDRYQEPITKTSLTTLWSVSVAIFSVGGIFGSFSVGLFVNRFGRRNSMLMANVLAFVSAALMGFSKMGGSWEMLIIGRFVVGLYSGLSTGFVPMYVGEVAPTALRGALGTLHQLGIVTGILMAQVFGMEALMGNASLWPFLLGFTFIPALVQCALLPFCPESPRFLLINRNEENKAKTVLKKLRGTTDVSADMQEMKEEARQMMREKKVTILELFRSPLYRQPIFIAIMLQLSQQLSGINAVFYYSTRIFEKAGVAQPVYATIGAGVVNTAFTVVSLFVVERAGRRSLHLLGLIGMAGAAILMTVALALLEQLPWMSYVSIVAIFAFVAFFEIGPGPIPWFIVAELFSQGPRPSAFAVAGFSNWTANFIVGMAFQYVEELCGPYVFVIFTILLLSFFIFTYFKVPETKGRTFDEISAGFRQSAGTGGEKHSPEELNSLGADSQL, from the exons ATGGATTCAGGCAGCAAG CAAGTGACCTTCCAGTTGATGCTGACGGTGGGAACAGCAGTGATTGGCTCGCTGCAGTTTGGTTACAACACGGGTGTCATCAACGCCCCTCAGAAG GTTATTGAGAGGTTCCTCAACGAAACATGGTTCGACCGGTACCAGGAGCCCATCACCAAGACCTCCCTCACCACCCTGTGGTCCGTCTCCGTCGCCATCTTCTCTGTCGGCGGCATCTTCGGCTCTTTCTCCGTGGGCCTGTTCGTTAACCGCTTTGGCAG GAGGAACTCCATGCTCATGGCCAACGTGCTGGCCTTTGTCTCCGCTGCTCTCATGGGCTTCTCTAAGATGGGTGGCTCGTGGGAGATGCTGATCATCGGGCGCTTCGTGGTGGGCCTCTACTCCGGCCTTTCCACTGGCTTTGTGCCGATGTACGTGGGTGAGGTGGCCCCCACTGCCCTCCGAGGAGCCCTGGGCACCCTCCACCAGCTAGGCATCGTCACAGGCATCCTGATGGCACAG GTGTTTGGCATGGAGGCCTTAATGGGGAACGCATCTCTGTGGCCCTTCCTGCTGGGCTTCACTTTCATCCCAGCCCTAGTGCAGTGTGCACTGCTGCCCTTCTGCCCCGAGAGCCCCCGCTTCCTCCTCATCAACCGTAATGAGGAGAACAAGGCCAAGACTG tcCTGAAGAAGCTGCGTGGGACCACAGACGTGAGTGCAGACATGCAGGAGATGAAGGAGGAGGCCAGGCAGATGATGAGGGAGAAGAAGGTGACCATCCTTGAGCTGTTCCGTTCGCCACTCTACCGCCAGCCCATCTTCATAGCTATCATGCTTCAGCTCTCCCAGCAGCTGTCTGGCATCAACGCA GTTTTCTACTACTCTACCCGTATCTTTGAGAAGGCCGGAGTTGCTCAGCCTGTTTATGCTACAATTGGTGCCGGTGTGGTCAACACAGCCTTCACTGTGGTGTCG ttgtTTGTGGTGGAGCGCGCCGGACGTAGATCTCTCCACTTGCTGGGGCTGATAGGAATGGCAGGCGCTGCCATTCTGATGACCGTCGCTCTGGCTCTGCTG GAACAGCTGCCGTGGATGTCCTACGTGAGCATCGTGGCCATCTTTGCCTTTGTGGCATTCTTTGAGATTGGCCCGGGTCCCATCCCCTGGTTCATCGTGGCTGAGCTGTTCTCCCAAGGACCCCGGCCCTCGGCCTTTGCTGTGGCTGGCTTCTCTAACTGGACCGCCAACTTCATAGTGGGCATGGCCTTCCAGTATGTAGAG GAGTTGTGTGGCCCTTATGTCTTTGTCATCTTCACTATACTGCTGCTCAGCTTCTTCATCTTCACCTACTTCAAGGTGCCTGAGACCAAGGGCCGGACATTTGACGAGATCTCGGCCGGGTTCCGCCAGTCGGCTGGCACTGGGGGAGAGAAGCACTCGCCGGAGGAGCTCAACAGCCTGGGGGCTGACTCTCAGCTCTGA